A stretch of the Poseidonibacter parvus genome encodes the following:
- the nosZ gene encoding Sec-dependent nitrous-oxide reductase, protein MKPMLSKISSLLIGSALAVTAINAAEGELSKVMKDRGLSEQDVIRAAKTYNPTGVKDKYVIFSSGGQSGQVIVYGVPSMRILKYIGVFTPEPWQGYGYDKDSLAVLRQGNIRGREINWGDTHHPALSEIDGKYDGKWLAINDKANPRIAVIDLEDFETKQIVPNPVFKSNHGGAFFTPNSEYIIEASQYAAPYDNNYHAIDDYKESYRGGVTMWKFDHKIGRIKPKDSYTIEMPPYHQDLSDAGKGISYGWGFTNSFNTEMYTGGIEVGNPPNEAGMSRNDTDFLHVYNWQKLAEVAKDPKNVKVVNGHNIIPMDIAVKNDALFLIPEPKSPHGVDVDPTGQYLIVCGKLDTHASVYDFTKIKKQIDNKEYIGKDPYGIPILDMKKSLHGQAELGLGPLHNQYSPVDGEVYTSLYVDSQVVKWNFKDLKVLDKENVHYNIGHLAGMEGKTADPQGEYIIALNKLAIDRFQNVGPLHPQNHQLIDISGKTMDLLVDMPLPLGEPHQAVGIRAEKLHPHVRYKMGTNSKTGKQHIGKTLAGQERIERDGNHVTVYSTLVRSHINPERVTVNKGDLVTFHMTNLERAQDETHGFTIGGFDQHASLEPGETTTMEFVADIEGVFPYYCTEFCSALHLEMMGYMMVKDPNKKYVSAQKMKMKTMSPEELKAEYDKAVAVNAATDTVIQSVVKFLKDNKFGDHKIVADLVTDAFDQYGQIPAEKKKSDEAVKAGNMEKAVLHEGMIWQLMVKTADVGIRAKDTLVTKIATEQSAAAARGATAFAEGGCNGCHVIGKVSSGPDLTGVLQRHENGETWVSKFIMDPESMYEDPYIEGMIDYFKMKMPNQNMSEKETKDIIEYLKWIDENANLF, encoded by the coding sequence ATGAAACCAATGCTTAGTAAAATTTCTTCTTTACTTATAGGTTCAGCTTTAGCTGTAACTGCAATTAATGCAGCTGAGGGTGAACTTTCAAAAGTAATGAAAGATAGAGGTTTATCAGAACAAGATGTTATTCGTGCAGCGAAAACATATAATCCAACAGGGGTTAAAGATAAATATGTAATTTTTTCTTCAGGTGGACAAAGTGGACAAGTAATTGTTTATGGTGTTCCTTCAATGAGGATTTTAAAATATATTGGTGTATTTACACCTGAACCTTGGCAAGGATATGGTTATGATAAAGATTCATTAGCTGTATTAAGACAAGGAAACATAAGAGGTAGAGAAATCAATTGGGGAGATACTCATCACCCTGCACTTTCAGAAATTGATGGAAAATATGATGGTAAATGGTTAGCTATTAATGATAAAGCTAATCCAAGAATTGCTGTAATTGACTTAGAAGATTTTGAAACAAAACAGATAGTTCCTAATCCTGTTTTTAAATCAAATCATGGAGGAGCATTCTTTACTCCAAATTCTGAATATATTATTGAAGCATCGCAATACGCAGCACCTTATGATAACAACTACCATGCAATAGATGACTATAAAGAGTCATATAGAGGTGGTGTTACAATGTGGAAATTCGACCATAAGATTGGTAGAATTAAACCAAAAGATTCTTATACAATCGAAATGCCTCCTTACCATCAAGATTTATCTGATGCTGGTAAAGGTATTAGTTACGGTTGGGGATTTACAAACTCTTTTAATACAGAAATGTATACAGGTGGGATTGAAGTAGGTAATCCACCAAATGAAGCGGGTATGTCTAGAAATGATACAGACTTCTTACATGTGTATAACTGGCAAAAACTAGCAGAAGTTGCTAAAGATCCAAAAAATGTAAAAGTAGTAAATGGACATAATATTATTCCTATGGATATTGCAGTTAAAAATGATGCCTTATTTTTAATTCCTGAACCAAAATCACCGCATGGTGTTGATGTTGATCCAACAGGTCAATATTTAATTGTATGTGGGAAATTAGATACTCATGCATCAGTTTATGATTTCACAAAAATTAAAAAACAAATTGATAACAAAGAATATATTGGTAAAGATCCATATGGTATTCCAATCTTAGATATGAAAAAATCTTTACATGGACAAGCTGAATTAGGACTTGGCCCTTTACATAATCAATATTCGCCAGTAGATGGAGAAGTGTATACTTCATTATATGTTGATTCACAAGTTGTTAAATGGAATTTTAAAGATTTAAAAGTTTTAGATAAAGAGAATGTTCACTACAACATTGGTCACTTAGCAGGTATGGAAGGTAAAACTGCTGATCCTCAAGGTGAGTACATCATTGCACTTAATAAACTTGCAATTGATAGATTCCAAAATGTTGGTCCTTTACATCCACAAAATCACCAGTTAATTGATATTTCTGGGAAAACAATGGATTTACTTGTAGATATGCCTTTACCTTTAGGTGAACCACATCAAGCAGTTGGTATTAGAGCAGAAAAACTACACCCACATGTAAGATATAAAATGGGTACAAATAGTAAAACTGGTAAACAACATATTGGTAAAACATTAGCAGGTCAAGAAAGAATTGAAAGAGATGGAAACCATGTAACAGTTTACTCTACATTAGTAAGATCACATATTAACCCAGAAAGAGTTACAGTTAATAAAGGCGATTTAGTTACTTTCCATATGACAAATCTAGAACGAGCTCAAGATGAAACACATGGATTTACAATTGGTGGCTTTGATCAACATGCATCATTAGAACCAGGTGAAACTACAACAATGGAATTTGTTGCAGATATTGAGGGTGTTTTCCCTTACTATTGTACAGAATTTTGTTCTGCACTTCACTTAGAAATGATGGGATATATGATGGTTAAAGATCCTAACAAAAAATATGTAAGTGCTCAAAAAATGAAAATGAAAACTATGAGTCCAGAAGAATTAAAAGCTGAATATGATAAAGCTGTTGCAGTAAATGCAGCAACAGATACAGTTATCCAATCAGTAGTTAAATTCCTAAAAGATAATAAATTTGGTGATCATAAAATTGTTGCTGATTTAGTTACAGATGCTTTTGACCAATATGGACAAATTCCTGCTGAAAAGAAAAAATCTGATGAAGCAGTTAAAGCTGGAAATATGGAAAAAGCTGTTTTACATGAAGGTATGATTTGGCAATTAATGGTTAAAACTGCTGATGTTGGTATTAGAGCAAAAGATACATTAGTTACAAAAATTGCAACTGAACAAAGTGCCGCAGCAGCAAGAGGTGCAACTGCATTTGCTGAAGGTGGTTGTAATGGTTGTCACGTAATTGGAAAAGTTTCTTCAGGTCCTGATTTAACAGGAGTTTTACAAAGACATGAAAATGGTGAGACATGGGTTAGTAAATTTATTATGGATCCAGAAAGTATGTATGAAGATCCATACATTGAAGGAATGATTGATTATTTCAAAATGAAAATGCCTAATCAAAATATGAGTGAAAAAGAAACAAAAGATATTATTGAATACTTAAAATGGATTGATGAAAATGCAAACCTTTTCTAG
- a CDS encoding cytochrome C: MHPSFIKAKIFASLALIIMTISFTFPMIAFHGTLNKIHDEKIDEISPMAIKIWNLYNQGKYKSTTTPKEAHNDLLKMIDTSSEIGVASLPIWSCSLEAPNYPKKAFPEGIPVYFHFDGFSGEVHEMNTINHYVGMDPMWRGGQFEREIGIYALLGLSLLMIFFIIYDKKILTKIMIIPAALPLLFIADYSYWLYWFGHNLHDWGAFKIKPFMPTVFGDGKIAQFTTHSYPSIGFYLLLAIGIFSLLAILAKNKAIRETDNN, from the coding sequence ATGCATCCAAGTTTTATAAAAGCAAAAATATTTGCTAGTCTTGCTCTTATTATTATGACTATTTCATTTACATTTCCAATGATAGCTTTTCACGGAACATTAAACAAAATACATGATGAAAAAATAGATGAGATATCACCAATGGCAATAAAGATATGGAACCTTTACAATCAAGGTAAATACAAAAGTACAACAACTCCAAAAGAAGCTCATAATGATTTATTAAAAATGATTGATACATCTTCAGAAATAGGTGTAGCTTCTCTTCCTATTTGGTCTTGTTCATTAGAAGCCCCAAACTATCCTAAGAAAGCATTTCCAGAAGGTATTCCTGTATATTTCCACTTTGATGGTTTTTCAGGTGAAGTTCATGAAATGAATACAATTAATCACTATGTTGGAATGGATCCAATGTGGAGAGGTGGCCAATTTGAACGAGAAATTGGTATTTATGCGCTTTTAGGATTATCATTATTAATGATATTCTTTATTATTTATGACAAAAAGATTTTAACAAAAATCATGATAATTCCAGCAGCACTACCATTACTTTTTATAGCTGATTACTCATATTGGTTATATTGGTTTGGTCACAATCTTCATGATTGGGGTGCATTTAAAATTAAACCTTTTATGCCTACTGTTTTTGGTGATGGGAAAATTGCACAGTTTACAACACATTCTTATCCTAGTATTGGGTTTTATCTTTTACTTGCAATTGGTATTTTTAGTCTTTTAGCAATTTTAGCTAAAAACAAAGCTATAAGAGAAACAGATAATAACTAA
- a CDS encoding nitrous oxide reductase family maturation protein NosD yields the protein MYKIILTLCLLSFNFLIAGILQDAIDKAAEGSILKLPKGVYNGSIIINKPISIIGKEDGVIINGEGTGTVVEIKSPYVTLKNLTIVNSGNRHDKIDAAIKLSNSKQSEISNCIIKDSLFGIDVAMTNNSIISNNYITSKDLELGLRGDGLRLWYSNDNIVKNNKVIKSRDMVVWYSHGNDISDNFGEYNRYSLHFMYAGKNFVRNNTYQYNSVGIFFMYSKDTIATGNIIKSSLGATGMGIGLKDVSNFTLKDNTVIYNAQGIYIDRSPFEPDSKNWVENNKILYNSEAIHFHSLSENNVIKGNTILGNIEDIINDSRGAKTDENDIEGNYWDNYEGFDKNADNIGDTPHKVYQYADQLWMYNKDVKFFYGSPVITLLNFLAKLAPFSQPAFLMQDPKPKLKM from the coding sequence ATGTATAAAATAATTCTAACTCTATGTCTATTATCATTTAATTTCCTAATAGCAGGTATTTTGCAAGATGCTATAGATAAAGCAGCAGAAGGCTCAATACTAAAGTTACCTAAGGGAGTTTATAATGGTTCAATTATTATTAATAAACCTATTTCAATTATAGGAAAAGAAGACGGAGTTATTATAAATGGTGAAGGTACAGGCACAGTAGTTGAAATAAAAAGCCCTTATGTGACATTAAAAAATCTAACAATTGTTAATAGTGGAAATAGACACGATAAAATTGATGCAGCAATCAAATTATCAAACTCTAAACAATCAGAAATTTCAAATTGTATTATAAAAGATTCACTATTTGGAATAGATGTTGCAATGACAAATAATTCTATTATTTCAAATAACTACATTACTTCAAAAGATCTAGAATTAGGTTTAAGAGGTGATGGATTAAGACTTTGGTATTCAAATGACAATATTGTAAAAAATAATAAAGTTATTAAATCAAGAGATATGGTAGTCTGGTATTCTCATGGTAATGACATTTCTGATAATTTTGGAGAATATAATAGATACTCACTTCATTTTATGTATGCAGGTAAAAATTTTGTTAGAAATAATACTTATCAATACAATTCAGTTGGGATTTTCTTTATGTATAGTAAAGACACAATTGCAACAGGAAATATAATAAAGAGTTCTTTAGGAGCAACGGGAATGGGTATTGGCTTAAAAGATGTATCAAATTTTACATTAAAAGATAATACAGTTATTTACAATGCACAAGGTATTTATATAGATAGATCGCCATTTGAACCTGATTCTAAAAACTGGGTTGAAAATAACAAAATTCTATATAACTCAGAAGCTATACATTTTCACTCACTTAGTGAAAATAATGTAATTAAAGGAAATACTATCTTAGGTAATATCGAAGATATTATCAATGATAGTAGAGGTGCAAAAACAGATGAGAATGATATAGAGGGTAATTACTGGGATAACTATGAAGGTTTTGATAAAAATGCAGATAATATAGGAGATACTCCCCATAAAGTCTATCAATATGCAGACCAACTTTGGATGTATAATAAAGACGTAAAGTTTTTTTATGGTTCACCTGTAATTACACTATTAAATTTTTTAGCAAAACTAGCACCTTTTTCACAGCCTGCATTTTTAATGCAAGACCCAAAACCAAAATTAAAGATGTAA
- a CDS encoding 4Fe-4S dicluster domain-containing protein produces MAEIKKDRRDFIKFSTLGILGVALGGGIIISPYALEAQMKLRPPGAVSEKEFLALCIKCGQCLQVCPYHSIKLADMAKGHGVGTPYIDALERGCYACTAVPCVLACPSGALDHSCEKPEDIKMGIAVLEFPNKCIAITNTPVPKGHSKKIHDFTNSQRNVTQLEKDMLEKLDGFEGKQCTICADMCPIPNPLSAISMIGSGNGKKPEVYEGCIGCGVCEELCPANEPAIVVKPRLTYEDYYVKGIKA; encoded by the coding sequence ATGGCAGAAATAAAAAAAGACAGAAGAGATTTTATTAAGTTTTCTACTTTAGGAATATTAGGAGTTGCACTAGGTGGAGGAATTATAATAAGCCCCTACGCATTAGAAGCACAAATGAAACTAAGACCACCTGGTGCAGTTTCAGAAAAAGAGTTTTTAGCTCTTTGTATTAAATGTGGTCAATGTTTACAAGTATGTCCATATCATTCAATTAAGCTTGCTGATATGGCAAAAGGGCATGGTGTTGGTACTCCGTATATAGATGCTTTAGAGCGTGGTTGTTATGCTTGTACAGCAGTACCTTGTGTGTTAGCATGTCCAAGTGGTGCACTTGACCATAGTTGTGAAAAACCTGAAGATATAAAAATGGGAATTGCCGTATTAGAATTTCCCAATAAATGTATCGCAATTACAAATACACCTGTTCCAAAAGGTCATAGTAAAAAGATTCATGATTTTACAAATAGCCAAAGAAATGTAACCCAACTTGAAAAAGATATGCTAGAAAAGCTAGATGGGTTTGAAGGCAAACAATGTACTATTTGTGCAGATATGTGTCCAATACCTAATCCACTAAGTGCTATTTCTATGATAGGCAGTGGTAATGGAAAGAAACCTGAAGTTTATGAAGGATGCATTGGATGTGGAGTTTGTGAAGAGTTATGTCCAGCAAATGAGCCTGCTATTGTAGTCAAACCTAGATTAACTTATGAAGATTATTATGTTAAAGGAATAAAAGCGTGA
- a CDS encoding c-type cytochrome, with protein sequence MIKKILFTTAIIILILGCSEKKEEEKETSNKKEAIAQTPLKIEVEENKNIKEIKVEEKKQENNKNETYYFNYNGVKTAYDPNSKPANEDAKIRVKPRTELDANMHVRSPYEKIKVSLLVKSLSKDFIVKCSACHNDYANGIIGPSLLEKDADSIFQSISKFKNDKNANVLMTGLVNQMSKEEIRKIADEIYEFNKQIRELK encoded by the coding sequence GTGATTAAAAAAATACTATTTACTACAGCCATTATTATACTTATTTTAGGTTGTTCAGAAAAAAAAGAAGAAGAAAAAGAGACTTCAAATAAAAAAGAAGCAATAGCACAAACACCATTGAAAATTGAAGTTGAAGAAAATAAAAATATTAAAGAAATAAAAGTTGAAGAAAAGAAACAAGAAAACAATAAAAATGAAACTTATTACTTTAATTATAATGGTGTAAAGACAGCTTACGACCCAAATTCAAAACCTGCAAATGAAGATGCAAAAATAAGAGTTAAACCAAGAACTGAACTAGATGCGAATATGCATGTTAGAAGTCCTTATGAAAAGATAAAAGTTTCACTTTTAGTAAAAAGTCTTAGTAAAGATTTTATCGTAAAATGTTCAGCTTGTCACAACGATTATGCAAATGGAATAATAGGACCTTCATTATTAGAAAAAGACGCAGATTCAATTTTTCAAAGCATTAGTAAATTTAAAAATGATAAAAATGCAAATGTGCTAATGACAGGATTAGTTAATCAAATGTCAAAGGAAGAGATTAGAAAAATAGCAGATGAAATTTATGAATTTAACAAACAAATTAGGGAGTTAAAATGA
- a CDS encoding c-type cytochrome, with translation MKNIIAVISTIIVLGLMAYTYTNGRAFQGGEAGKIIEDMKYLDNNSVKASLPKENENIEEDKIKALRDKAGSNSMFTVSNNYKSKCASCHGRDGSGLQNGKKLMGPKLIGQSEETLYKDLVDFKAGRKENLIMKGLLINLSEEDLKEYAKEISQFKARRDALEK, from the coding sequence ATGAAAAATATAATAGCCGTAATTTCAACAATAATAGTTTTAGGACTAATGGCCTATACATATACTAATGGAAGAGCTTTTCAAGGTGGAGAAGCTGGAAAAATTATTGAAGATATGAAATATTTAGATAATAATTCAGTAAAAGCATCACTTCCAAAAGAAAATGAAAATATTGAAGAAGACAAAATTAAGGCCTTAAGAGATAAAGCTGGGAGTAATTCAATGTTTACAGTAAGTAATAACTATAAAAGTAAATGTGCTTCATGTCATGGGCGTGATGGCTCAGGATTACAAAATGGCAAGAAGTTGATGGGTCCAAAACTTATTGGACAATCTGAAGAAACGTTATACAAAGATTTAGTTGATTTTAAAGCAGGTAGAAAAGAGAATCTTATTATGAAAGGTTTACTAATAAACTTATCAGAGGAAGATTTAAAAGAGTATGCAAAAGAAATCTCTCAATTCAAAGCAAGAAGAGATGCTTTAGAAAAATAG
- a CDS encoding NapH/MauN family ferredoxin-type protein, whose amino-acid sequence MDKWNTRATIKNTTFFSTFFDKTKEGKTFLSYRMKRWIVVISIHLLFFLSFAIDIQALEGTLNGSRFLGFHLIDPFTTIQVFLSTYHMPINVIIGTSTIVLFYIFIGGKTYCSWVCPYGIISEIGEKIHNTLINKKIIKERKFDHRIRHVFWFMFLIMAATSGYLVFETFNVVGILSRFITYGWSLALGWVLVVFLIEVFFSRRAWCTYVCPIGTTYGYIGKVSALRVQWNDNCDHCMVCHDVCFENQVLDLTKAKYDKQREEKGIKTQYVTGADCTLCGRCIDVCHADALKFDFRLKGLV is encoded by the coding sequence ATGGATAAATGGAATACAAGAGCAACAATAAAAAATACAACATTCTTCTCAACATTTTTTGATAAAACAAAAGAAGGAAAAACATTTCTCTCATATAGAATGAAAAGATGGATTGTAGTTATATCAATTCATTTATTGTTTTTCTTATCATTTGCAATAGATATACAAGCTTTAGAAGGAACACTCAATGGTTCAAGGTTTTTAGGATTTCATTTAATTGATCCTTTTACAACTATACAAGTTTTTTTATCTACTTATCATATGCCTATAAATGTAATTATAGGGACGTCTACAATTGTACTTTTTTACATTTTTATAGGAGGAAAGACTTATTGTTCATGGGTTTGTCCTTATGGAATTATTAGTGAGATTGGCGAAAAAATTCATAATACTTTAATAAATAAGAAGATAATTAAAGAAAGAAAATTTGATCATAGAATTAGACATGTTTTTTGGTTTATGTTTTTGATTATGGCAGCTACAAGTGGTTATTTAGTATTTGAAACTTTTAATGTTGTAGGAATATTAAGTAGATTTATTACTTATGGTTGGTCTTTAGCTTTAGGCTGGGTATTAGTAGTATTTTTAATTGAAGTATTTTTCTCTCGTCGTGCTTGGTGTACATATGTATGTCCAATTGGAACAACTTATGGCTATATTGGAAAAGTAAGTGCACTTAGAGTTCAATGGAATGATAATTGTGACCATTGTATGGTTTGTCATGATGTATGCTTTGAAAATCAAGTATTAGATTTAACAAAAGCAAAATATGATAAACAAAGAGAAGAAAAAGGTATAAAAACTCAATATGTAACAGGTGCTGATTGTACTTTATGTGGTAGATGTATCGATGTATGTCATGCAGATGCATTAAAATTCGATTTTAGATTAAAAGGTTTAGTATAA
- a CDS encoding ABC transporter ATP-binding protein translates to MIKVSNLTKKFASHISLDDVSIEFNKNEYIALMGPNGAGKTTLIRSILGYYHPNSGNVSINGMDPIKQRIEVLDKISFVPQLPPPIKLNLNELIQYIEASSNVDKELIMHYANEMKLDLKANLNKSFFKLSGGMKQKMLIAISLAKKSNIIIYDEPTANLDPVARDDFYRLLKQNEDEKILLFVTHRLDEVKEIVNRQIYMDLGKIVSDEIV, encoded by the coding sequence ATGATAAAAGTTTCAAATCTAACAAAAAAGTTTGCATCTCATATTTCATTAGATGATGTAAGTATTGAATTTAATAAAAATGAATATATAGCATTAATGGGACCAAATGGTGCAGGTAAAACTACACTTATTAGATCTATTTTAGGATACTATCATCCAAATTCAGGGAATGTATCAATAAATGGTATGGACCCAATTAAACAAAGAATTGAAGTATTAGACAAAATTTCTTTTGTGCCTCAACTTCCACCTCCAATTAAATTAAATCTTAATGAATTAATTCAGTATATAGAAGCTAGTTCAAACGTTGATAAAGAATTAATTATGCATTATGCAAATGAGATGAAATTAGATTTAAAAGCAAACTTAAATAAATCATTTTTTAAACTATCAGGTGGAATGAAACAAAAAATGTTAATTGCAATTTCCCTTGCTAAAAAAAGCAATATTATAATTTACGATGAACCAACGGCAAACTTAGATCCAGTAGCACGTGATGATTTTTATAGACTTTTAAAACAAAATGAAGATGAAAAGATTCTTCTTTTTGTAACTCATAGGCTTGATGAAGTTAAAGAAATTGTAAATAGACAGATATATATGGACTTAGGGAAAATTGTATCTGATGAAATTGTATAG
- the purL gene encoding phosphoribosylformylglycinamidine synthase subunit PurL, with the protein MQNKDMNLEELALAHSLTLEELDNIKEILGREPNYVEIGIFSAMWSEHCSYKSSKKYLNGFPTKAPWVIQGPGENAGVIDIGDGYAAVFKMESHNHPSFIEPYQGAATGVGGILRDVFTMGARPIANMNSIRFAGIEGDSEIAQKHRFLLRGVVSGIGGYGNCMGVPTIGGETTFEECYAGNNLVNAFTLGLAKADEIFLGLAEGVGNPVMYVGSKTGRDGLGGAVMSSASFTEDNESKRPTVQVGDPFTEKLLLEACLELFKADLIIGIQDMGAAGLTSSSFEMAGRSESGMIMHLDKVPAREEGMTPYDFMLSESQERMLICAKKGSEQAIIDIFEKWELDVAVIGEVTNTGNMELFWHGEKCAEVPVQPVSEQAPILDRPVAKPAYLDGLDEIKLDREISNQAAFDDLFSDMEVVDKSWVYSQYDSMVQTNTIKGPGSLDGSSIRIKETDKALAMSADCNTRLCYIDPELGAAAAVMESGRNVAMSGATPKAITDCLNFGNPENPEVMWQFAASCEGIKTACKELDTPVIGGNVSLYNETNGVGVFPTPSIAMVGVNDDANKVLPSCVQNEGNVLYILGDTKSEFGGSLYMKKMYSVVAGSHPEVNYTNELKLWDTVIEANKSSLLEAAKDVNVGGIAIALAKMAVVGKLGVEASISLDDSKDIFSESLSRAIVEVKPENCAAFEKLADSKNIDCSRLGLVQGDKISINDIYKELDAASDTYFNKFKRVIEQDL; encoded by the coding sequence ATGCAAAACAAAGACATGAATTTAGAAGAGTTAGCACTTGCTCACTCTTTAACACTTGAAGAATTAGATAATATCAAAGAAATTTTAGGAAGAGAACCAAACTATGTAGAAATTGGTATCTTCTCTGCTATGTGGAGCGAGCATTGTTCGTATAAATCAAGTAAAAAATACTTAAATGGTTTCCCAACTAAAGCCCCATGGGTTATTCAAGGTCCAGGTGAAAATGCTGGTGTTATTGACATTGGTGATGGCTATGCTGCTGTGTTTAAAATGGAATCACATAATCATCCTTCGTTTATTGAACCTTACCAAGGTGCTGCAACTGGTGTTGGTGGAATTTTAAGAGATGTATTTACAATGGGTGCACGTCCTATTGCTAATATGAACTCAATTAGATTTGCTGGAATTGAAGGTGATTCAGAAATTGCACAAAAACATAGATTTTTATTAAGAGGTGTTGTTTCTGGTATTGGTGGATACGGTAACTGTATGGGAGTTCCTACTATTGGTGGTGAAACTACATTTGAAGAGTGTTATGCTGGAAATAATCTTGTAAATGCCTTTACTTTAGGACTTGCAAAAGCTGATGAGATTTTCTTAGGTCTTGCAGAAGGTGTTGGAAATCCAGTTATGTATGTAGGTTCAAAAACAGGTCGTGATGGATTAGGTGGAGCTGTTATGAGTTCTGCATCATTTACAGAAGATAATGAATCAAAAAGACCAACTGTTCAAGTTGGTGATCCTTTTACTGAAAAACTTCTTTTAGAAGCTTGTTTAGAATTATTTAAAGCTGATTTAATTATTGGTATTCAAGATATGGGTGCTGCTGGACTTACTTCATCTTCATTTGAAATGGCAGGAAGAAGTGAATCTGGAATGATTATGCATTTAGATAAAGTTCCAGCACGTGAAGAAGGAATGACTCCTTATGATTTTATGCTTTCTGAATCTCAAGAGAGAATGCTTATTTGTGCAAAAAAAGGTAGCGAACAAGCTATTATTGATATTTTTGAAAAATGGGAATTAGATGTTGCTGTAATTGGTGAAGTTACAAATACTGGAAATATGGAATTATTCTGGCATGGTGAAAAATGTGCAGAAGTTCCAGTTCAACCAGTATCTGAACAAGCTCCTATTTTAGATAGACCAGTTGCAAAACCAGCATATTTAGATGGACTTGATGAAATTAAACTTGATAGAGAAATTTCAAATCAAGCTGCATTTGATGATTTATTCTCTGATATGGAAGTAGTTGACAAGTCTTGGGTTTATTCTCAATATGATTCAATGGTTCAAACAAATACAATCAAAGGACCTGGTTCGTTAGATGGTTCATCTATTAGAATTAAAGAAACAGATAAAGCTTTAGCTATGTCTGCTGATTGTAATACAAGATTATGTTATATTGACCCTGAATTAGGAGCAGCAGCAGCTGTTATGGAATCAGGAAGAAATGTAGCTATGAGTGGTGCAACACCAAAAGCAATTACAGATTGTCTTAACTTTGGTAATCCAGAAAATCCTGAAGTAATGTGGCAATTTGCTGCTTCTTGTGAAGGAATTAAAACAGCTTGTAAAGAGCTTGATACTCCAGTAATTGGTGGAAATGTTTCATTATACAATGAAACAAATGGTGTTGGTGTTTTCCCAACTCCTTCAATTGCAATGGTTGGTGTTAATGATGATGCAAACAAAGTTTTACCTTCTTGTGTTCAAAATGAAGGAAATGTTTTATATATTTTAGGAGATACTAAATCTGAGTTTGGTGGATCTTTATATATGAAAAAAATGTATTCAGTAGTAGCTGGTTCTCATCCTGAAGTAAATTATACAAATGAATTAAAACTTTGGGATACAGTAATTGAAGCAAATAAATCTTCATTATTAGAAGCTGCAAAAGATGTTAATGTTGGTGGTATTGCAATTGCATTAGCTAAAATGGCAGTAGTTGGAAAACTTGGAGTTGAAGCTAGTATTTCTTTAGATGATTCAAAAGATATTTTCTCTGAATCTTTAAGTAGAGCTATTGTTGAAGTAAAACCTGAAAACTGCGCAGCATTTGAAAAATTAGCTGATAGTAAAAATATTGATTGCTCTAGACTTGGTTTAGTGCAAGGTGATAAAATTTCTATCAATGATATTTATAAAGAGTTGGATGCTGCATCTGATACTTACTTTAATAAATTTAAAAGAGTAATTGAACAAGATTTATAG